TACACAAATTAAAGAGCACAGAATATAAAGAATTAATGAAAAATTTTCCGAAAAGTTTTTATTATGGATATATTTCTCATATGAAGTTAGACGAAAAATTGCATCCGCTTATTAATTCATATTATTCTGAACCTATACAACATACAAAATTCGAATATAATTTTGATGAATTATTATCTCTTAAACTTTTTGGTATTCATTTTATTGAACATAAATGGTGGAAAATATTAGAAGTTAAAAATATTGAAAAAATTTCTAAAGAGTTTGATAAAATGCTAAAAAAAGAATTTAAAATAAGAAATGTTAGTTATGAATATGCCTATAAAAAAATGTTGAAAAATTTAAGAATATTATTTGAATTACCTTATTTTAAAAAAAATATATTGGCAAAAATATTAAAATATATAGGAAAAGATTACACTTATTTATTTCCTAATATAGAGGATAATGATATA
This genomic window from Marinitoga hydrogenitolerans DSM 16785 contains:
- a CDS encoding zinc dependent phospholipase C family protein, whose product is MPSILAHIIYTIKNPVEYLGPELYLGAQGPDVFFYANETDYISVGTALHKLKSTEYKELMKNFPKSFYYGYISHMKLDEKLHPLINSYYSEPIQHTKFEYNFDELLSLKLFGIHFIEHKWWKILEVKNIEKISKEFDKMLKKEFKIRNVSYEYAYKKMLKNLRILFELPYFKKNILAKILKYIGKDYTYLFPNIEDNDINKLSHIEKEFFSILKISGRESNQ